The following proteins are co-located in the Phragmites australis chromosome 10, lpPhrAust1.1, whole genome shotgun sequence genome:
- the LOC133883478 gene encoding uncharacterized protein LOC133883478 has product MATTTSLRSHLLILPPQPALAAASLRIRPHAETLSLSSRRLLRRNAGLAARATPTGGAAAPAAEKDEDKGGGGGLSAADAGRLKEFLRVDLPHLFDDVGIDRAAYDDRVRFRDPITRHDTIDGYLFNIRLLKLLFRPDFYLHSVKQTGPYEITTRWTMVMKFMLLPWKPELVFTGLSIMGVNPQNLKFNSHVDIWDSIQNNEYFSFEGLWNVFKQLRIYKTPDRETPNYLILKRTANYEVRSYAPFLIVESKGDKLTGSSGFNNVTGYIFGKNASSEKIPMTTPVFTQSSDNKLSDVSIQIVLPMNKDLNSLPAPNTKEVTLRKVERGIAAVKKFSGRPNEEIVLQKEKDLRSQLLKDGLKPQQGCLLARYNDPRTQSFLMRNEVLIWLDDFRLE; this is encoded by the exons ATGGCCACCACCACATCCCTCCGCTCccacctcctcatcctcccACCGCAACCggcgctcgccgccgcctccctccgtATCCGCCCCCATGCCGAGACGCTCTCTTTGTCCTCCCGTAGGCTCCTGAGGCGTAACGCTGGCCTCGCGGCACGGGCAACGCCgaccggcggcgcggcggccccgGCGGCGGAGAAGGATGAGGataagggcggcggcggcgggctctCGGCGGCCGACGCAGGGCGGCTAAAGGAATTCCTGAGGGTCGACCTGCCGCACCTGTTCGACGACGTCGGCATCGACCGCGCCGCGTACGACGACCGCGTGCGGTTCCGCGACCCCATCACCCGCCACGACACCATCGACGGCTACCTCTTCAACATCCGCCTCCTCAAGCTCCTCTTCCGCCCCGACTTCTACCTCCACAGCGTCAAGCAG ACAGGGCCGTACGAGATTACAACGAGGTGGACCATGGTTATGAAGTTTATGCTCCTGCCCTGGAAGCCGGAGCTGGTCTTCACCGGCCTGTCGATCATGGGCGTCAACCCGCAGAATCTCAAGTTCAACAGCCATGTG GACATTTGGGATTCAATACAAAATAATGAATACTTTTCATTTGAGGGATTATGGAATGTTTTCAAGCAG CTACGGATCTACAAGACCCCAGACAGAGAAACACCAAATTACCTTATTCTGAAGAGGACTGCAAACTATGAG GTTAGGAGTTATGCACCATTCTTAATAGTTGAATCAAAAGGAGATAAACTAACAGGTTCATCAGGCTTTAATAATGTAACCGG GTATATATTTGGCAAGAATGCTTCATCTGAAAAGATCCCGATGACTACACCTGTCTTCACTCAGTCTTCTGATAACAAACTCTCAGATGTATCCATCCAGATAGTCCTGCCGATGAACAAAGACCTGAATAG TTTACCAGCTCCAAATACGAAAGAAGTTACTTTGCGAAAGGTCGAAAGAGGCATTGCTGCAGTGAAAAAATTCAGTGGAAGACCAAATGAGGAAATTGTCCTCCAGAAGGAGAAGGATCTGCGCTCGCAGTTACTCAAAGATGGATTGAAGCCTCAACAAGGCTGTTTGCTTGCACGCTACAATGATCCCAGGACACAAAGCTTCTTAATG AGGAACGAGGTGTTGATATGGCTAGACGACTTCAGACTGGAGTAG
- the LOC133883479 gene encoding protein FAR1-RELATED SEQUENCE 5-like, translating to MEYSSSEDELVEDFIDVEDDTGTENIDQGTGVMAPQIHQIDPSEGAMSHVGNELRMAADVMGKNDEPHMGMEFESDAAARAFYNAYALRFGFGIRVARSRSERRKGVEVLVMKRFVCLKEGHHKKKPVEPSNKKKRKRLSIRDGCPAMMEVVRRGPEKWVITKLVLEHTHVIVSADRAREVQLRRLSGKFQEHENQLQEVRRNVFGDTDAQALFSYFMRMQSENSGFFYTMQVDSRNCVSNAVWVDARARMAYTYFGDAVYFDTTYSQNENMLPFAAFTGVNHHGDTVVFGCALILDRTESSYAWLFEAWLTAMDKRLPFSFTTDEGKAMAAAVAKVFPQCFHRLCRWRMLSRCKKRLSDIYTRFPGFHDELKKCVNGCDTVSVFDMCWGSILDKYGLRDDTWLQSLYEIRHKWVPAYLTSSFFAELSLTHRVDTVGRFFRKNFSARVSLNTFITKFDQYIDGLYANEAQKDFTSFPPQQLLKTDTILEKQAGSIYTKVAFETFQVELFEASQHYYAVKVQDGPYMKYYVERYGDPPTRHTVVYNVAEKKAWCDCCRFAFSAILCRHVLGVFILAGIIMLPEPCVTKRWTKKAKTGPELIGPNLGNESSSADSVSSRYNDLVRDAMKCAEKGAVSAGAFRVAKEALCKAFMEIKGHGEKLNKNALQKVDNR from the coding sequence ATGGAGTATTCATCAAGTGAAGATGAACTGGTTGAGGATTTCATCGATGTCGAGGACGATACAGGCACCGAGAATATTGACCAAGGAACTGGTGTTATGGCTCCCCAGATCCATCAGATTGACCCTTCTGAGGGCGCAATGTCACATGTTGGAAATGAGCTGCGGATGGCAGCCGATGTGATGGGCAAAAATGATGAACCACATATGGGCATGGAATTCGAGTCTGATGCAGCTGCACGGGCATTCTACAATGCATATGCGCTACGCTTTGGGTTCGGGATTCGTGTTGCACGATCTCGAAGTGAGCGGAGAAAGGGTGTTGAGGTACTCGTCATGAAGCGTTTTGTGTGCTTGAAAGAGGGACATCACAAGAAGAAGCCTGTTGAgcctagcaacaagaagaagaggaaacgGCTCTCCATACGGGATGGATGCCCAGCAATGATGGAGGTGGTGCGCAGGGGCCCAGAAAAGTGGGTCATCACAAAGTTGGTGCTGGAACACACTCATGTCATTGTTAGTGCAGACAGGGCGCGGGAGGTCCAGCTCCGCCGCCTATCTGGGAAGTTCCAGGAACATGAGAACCAATTGCAAGAGGTGCGGAGGAATGTGTTTGGAGATACAGATGCACAAGCTCTCTTCAGTTACTTCATGAGGATGCAGTCAGAGAACTCTGGTTTTTTCTATACGATGCAAGTTGACAGCAGAAACTGTGTAAGCAATGCAGTTTGGGTTGATGCAAGGGCTAGAATGGCATACACATACTTTGGAGATGCTGTTTACTTCGACACTACTTATAGTCAAAACGAGAATATGTTGCCCTTTGCAGCTTTCACAGGCGTGAATCACCACGGCGACACTGTTGTTTTTGGTTGTGCATTAATTTTGGACAGGACAGAATCTTCATATGCTTGGCTTTTTGAGGCATGGTTGACAGCAATGGATAAACGGTTGCCGTTTTCCTTTACTACTGATGAAGGCAAGGCAATGGCAGCTGCAGTTGCCAAAGTATTTCCTCAATGTTTCCATCGTCTCTGCAGATGGCGAATGTTGTCTAGATGCAAGAAGAGACTGTCTGATATCTACACGAGATTCCCTGGGTTTCATGATGAGCTAAAGAAATGTGTCAATGGTTGTGATACTGTGTCTGTTTTTGACATGTGCTGGGGCTCCATTCTTGACAAGTATGGCCTGAGAGATGATACTTGGTTGCAATCACTGTATGAAATAAGGCACAAATGGGTTCCTGCATACCTAACCAGCTCCTTCTTCGCTGAGTTGTCATTAACCCATAGAGTAGATACAGTTGGTAGGTTTTTTAGGAAAAACTTCAGTGCAAGAGTTTCTCTGAATACTTTCATCACTAAatttgatcaatacatagaCGGTTTGTACGCAAATGAAGCCCAGAAAGATTTCACTTCATTTCCTCCTCAACAGCTTCTGAAAACCGATACGATCTTGGAAAAACAAGCTGGGAGCATATACACCAAGGTTGCATTTGAAACGTTCCAAGTAGAACTGTTTGAAGCATCGCAACATTATTATGCTGTTAAGGTTCAGGACGGACCATACATGAAGTACTATGTGGAAAGATACGGTGATCCGCCTACCAGACACACTGTTGTCTACAACGTTGCTGAGAAGAAGGCTTGGTGTGATTGCTGCCGGTTTGCTTTCTCAGCAATATTATGCAGGCATGTCCTTGGAGTATTCATCTTGGCTGGCATCATCATGCTTCCAGAGCCATGCGTCACAAAGCGATGGACAAAGAAGGCAAAGACAGGGCCAGAACTGATTGGACCTAATCTTGGAAATGAAAGCAGCAGCGCAGATTCTGTGTCATCAAGATATAATGATCTCGTTCGCGACGCGATGAAATGTGCAGAAAAGGGAGCTGTATCAGCTGGTGCCTTCAGAGTTGCCAAGGAAGCACTATGCAAAGCCTTCATGGAGATAAAGGGTCACGGGGAGAAACTGAACAAGAATGCTCTGCAGAAAGTGGATAATAGATAG